A genomic segment from Oncorhynchus clarkii lewisi isolate Uvic-CL-2024 chromosome 12, UVic_Ocla_1.0, whole genome shotgun sequence encodes:
- the LOC139422535 gene encoding cylicin-2-like — MWDAEGSRRRSKQSKAGGKDKQSKAGGKDKQSKAGGKDRQSKAGGKDRQSKAGGKDKQSKADGKDRQSKAGGKDRQSKAGGKDKQSKAGGKDKQSKAGGKDKQSKAGGKDKQSKAGGKDKQSKAGGKDKQSKAGGKDRQSKAGGKDRQSKVGGKDKQSKAGGKDRQSKAGGKDRQSKAGGKDKQSKADGKDRQSKAGGKDRQSKAGGKDKQSKADGKDRQSKAGGKDRQSKAGGKDKQSKAGGKDKQSKAGGKDKQSKAGGKDKQSKAGGKDKQSKAGGKDRQSKAGGKDRQSKEGGKDKQSKADGKDRQSKAGGKDRQSKAGGKDR; from the coding sequence AAGCAGGCGGCGGAGCAAGCAGAGCAAGGCGGGTGGAAAGGACAAGCAGAGCAAGGCGGGTGGAAAGGACAAGCAGAGCAAGGCGGGTGGAAAGGACAGGCAGAGCAAGGCAGGTGGAAAGGACAGGCAGAGCAAGGCGGGTGGAAAGGACAAGCAGAGCAAGGCGGATGGAAAGGACAGGCAGAGCAAGGCGGGTGGAAAGGACAGGCAGAGCAAGGCGGGTGGAAAGGACAAGCAGAGCAAGGCGGGTGGAAAGGACAAGCAGAGCAAGGCGGGTGGAAAGGACAAGCAGAGCAAGGCGGGTGGAAAGGACAAGCAGAGCAAGGCGGGTGGAAAGGACAAGCAGAGCAAGGCGGGTGGAAAGGACAAGCAGAGCAAGGCGGGTGGAAAGGACAGGCAGAGCAAGGCGGGTGGAAAGGACAGGCAGAGCAAGGTGGGTGGAAAGGACAAGCAGAGCAAGGCGGGTGGAAAGGACAGGCAGAGCAAGGCAGGTGGAAAGGACAGGCAGAGCAAGGCGGGTGGAAAGGACAAGCAGAGCAAGGCGGATGGAAAGGACAGGCAGAGCAAGGCGGGTGGAAAGGACAGGCAGAGCAAGGCGGGTGGAAAGGACAAGCAGAGCAAGGCGGATGGAAAGGACAGGCAGAGCAAGGCGGGTGGAAAGGACAGGCAGAGCAAGGCGGGTGGAAAGGACAAGCAGAGCAAGGCGGGTGGAAAGGACAAGCAGAGCAAGGCGGGTGGAAAGGACAAGCAGAGCAAGGCGGGTGGAAAGGACAAGCAGAGCAAGGCGGGTGGAAAGGACAAGCAGAGCAAGGCGGGTGGAAAGGACAGGCAGAGCAAGGCGGGTGGAAAGGACAGGCAGAGCAAGGAGGGTGGAAAGGACAAGCAGAGCAAGGCGGATGGAAAGGACAGGCAGAGCAAGGCGGGTGGAAAGGACAGGCAGAGCAAGGCGGGTGGAAAGGACAGGTAG